The DNA region TCGTACCGCGCGGTCTCATGGTCGAAGAGGCGGACCGTCTCAGACGCTCCTGCGGATGCGGGCACCGTCGGCGTCCTGTCCGTCATCGACATGAGGTCGCCTCCGGCTCAGGCGACAGCCCGAAGCCCGAGGGAGCGCGCGCCAAGCGCAAGGGCGGCCTTGAGGGCGTTTGCGCGGCACCCCCCGAGGTGCAAGCCACCACTGCTCGAAGGCGTTCGCGGCCATCAAGCTCCCGACACCGCCGCCGGGCACCGCGATCGTCTTGCCGGCCATGCCGTATCACCGCCCTCCGAGTACCGCATAGCTCGCTTGGCGAGCCTGGGGTGCCCTTCTCATACGAACGGCCACCACGATACCGGAGAGGAACGTCAGTCCACCGACGGTGACGATCGCCCACGCGAGGCCGAAGAGATCCGCGACGATGCCGGAGAGGAGCGCGCCCACGGCGTACCCCAGGTCCCGCCAGAGACGATAGACACCGACGGCCGAGGCACGCCACGAGGGATGGACGACGTCGCCGATGGCGGCGAGCAGCGTCGGGTAGACGAGCGCGGTCCCCACACCGAGCAGCACGGCACCGGCGACCCAGAGCCCGAACGGTCCGCCGTGGGGCGCAAGTCGCGGGGCGGCGACGATGAGCCAGATCCCCAGTGCCTGCGTCCACATCCCCCAGGCAATCATCCATTTCCGGCCCCATCGGTCTGAGAGCGCGCCGGTCACGAGCTGTCCCACCCCCCACACGGCCGGATAGGTCGCGGCCAGCACGCCGATGCGCGCGACGCCGAGACCGGCTGACGCGAAGAACAACGGGAGGAGACCCCACGCCATCCCGTCGTTGAGGTTGTTCACCAGCCCCGCCTGGCTGCAGGCGAAGAGATCCCGGTCGCGCCAGCTGGTTCGGACGAACACCTCGCGAAACGATGGCGGGGCGGCCGGACCGTCGTGGTGCACGCGGGCCTCGTGCCTCGCGTGCGCCGTGGTGTCGCGCGCGAACGCCGCCGAGAGGCCCAACCCTAGAGCTGCGAACGCCACGCCGAGGTAGAAGGGCACCGGCCGAAGCCCATATGCGCTCGCGAGATACCCGGAGGCCAGCGCCGCGAGCGCCACCGCCCCATACCCGGCCGACTCGTTGAGGCCCAACGCGAGTCCCCGGCGGCTCGGGCCGGCGAGATCGATCTTCATGATGACGGTCATCGACCAGCAG from bacterium includes:
- a CDS encoding MFS transporter; the encoded protein is MPVAGTLPGKAQPVALGLRANLAQFSLLVLINAFVGGMVGLERAVLPLIAEHDFGLASKSVILSFLVSFGIVKALTNLLAGRYAEVVGRKRLLVAGWVIGLPVPFMIMWAPSWGWVTAANVLLGINQGLCWSMTVIMKIDLAGPSRRGLALGLNESAGYGAVALAALASGYLASAYGLRPVPFYLGVAFAALGLGLSAAFARDTTAHARHEARVHHDGPAAPPSFREVFVRTSWRDRDLFACSQAGLVNNLNDGMAWGLLPLFFASAGLGVARIGVLAATYPAVWGVGQLVTGALSDRWGRKWMIAWGMWTQALGIWLIVAAPRLAPHGGPFGLWVAGAVLLGVGTALVYPTLLAAIGDVVHPSWRASAVGVYRLWRDLGYAVGALLSGIVADLFGLAWAIVTVGGLTFLSGIVVAVRMRRAPQARQASYAVLGGR